Proteins encoded together in one Etheostoma cragini isolate CJK2018 chromosome 11, CSU_Ecrag_1.0, whole genome shotgun sequence window:
- the cracdla gene encoding uncharacterized protein cracdla isoform X1: MHFPVVCSALLSLIRPMEYFPRDTEGSTEDIPGRKKSKLKALKTRLFGRSKRGGGDSDAKLSQSASDITAGKGLGSDEDLACSQGMMGSRALSHDSIFLADLALTDTEPARVLSQENVHSKIKALQIKLQQQKMHLGPPPLVLPIRRPEDLGSRSEDDSLAHSPPEISGAKSKTPSQPSSRPPSPIPKPAPTKSVPLTPSLPLPLSASSHSSSSAVEPPIDFSSPAQFTPSLDTSAARHRMSVKPRNQRASTKKTTAANDSKSHLHTLNNTNHPESVREEEQKRRLSTQEQVTLEKEQGGAATPFMSQRLPSKSPDVEPLTSEAASKSSGLTFSLQDQALLGRLATIPSQVLRVKPHRPGDVMTRERPHSSFIQSELKDDREDFEIQLLSHDKRNTLNKSEVSSNQHSTPFGSVYQQVQGETESTSRIKRPASGSGSFHLALTTAKNRDGERPRSGSFVGVLGHTEARHKTVWGTKDKPFSSMREKEELKEGHFAVGRLRQEEVPHKSSVPPCERRDSLKKMEPVTTPSKNVSTDTGTADVEESKQEVLEEAVESQEVEEDEGKKAFGVKLRSTSLLMRFRSDTSSNRDSKPLVNEEQCDKQKRLEMRDLRLTDPTPPGLPLPVKHNLSSTSQPHMMATEVQTTSSNLKEVETAVTAPQEPQTTPQTSSSEVSWMSLAMEKTRSLQHLFTSRFPRDITGVQTAARPQVQMETPTGAQVQTQTVKIQQSTTPPVAANQPSTDAVKAETVQSRSQAQTVKPSLIAVQQKTPPVQSNTSREPQTLKQISEPQSASHPAVQTNLWTTQSPLHSSTQTETSPQFAQGSVTQSLAQSYISTGQQQLPWSNRSLYPSNQLKSTTLVSTTSSATAPPPVSTFGRGEGEAPVQENEGASQSGRRAGWAGSVSEKAAFLEKRAEWTTPPGTKGVELRKTQTEVQTSGESPASVKTVPLSKDIKPEGRQVVKPAESSPSKVPDRPREDKWLRKNVASSPSSSPTLPSALQSMSDSSQPSWMELAKRKSMAWSDKSMD, translated from the exons ATGCACTTTCCTGTTGTCTGTTCTGCCCTTCTTTCATTGATCAGACCAATGGAGTATTTCCCTAGAGATACAGAAGGAAGCACCGAGGACATTCCAG GACGTAAGAAGTCCAAATTGAAGGCTCTGAAAACTCGTCTTTTCGGGAGGAgtaagagaggagggggagacaGCGACGCCAAactcagccagtcagccagtgaCATTACTGCAGGAAAAGGACTTGGATCAGATGAAGATTTGGC TTGCTCCCAGGGGATGATGGGATCACGGGCATTGTCCCATGACAGCATCTTTCTGGCTGATCTGGCCCTGACAGACACTGAACCAGCCAGGGTCTTATCCCAGGAGAACGTTCACAGCAAGATCAAAGCTCTGCAG ATTAAACTTCAGCAACAGAAGATGCATTTGGGGCCACCACCTCTCGTTCTGCCAATCAGACGTCCAGAGGATCTGGGAAGCCGATCCGAGGATGACAGCCTTGCCCACAGCCCCCCTGAAATCTCAGGAGCCAAAAGCAAG ACCCCATCCCAGCCGTCCTCTCGTCCGCCCTCACCCATCCCTAAACCTGCACCAACCAAATCTGTGCCCCTGACTCCATCTCTCCCTTTGCCTCTTTCTGCCTCCTCCCattcctcttcttctgctgtgGAGCCCCCGATAGACTTCAGCTCTCCAGCCCAGTTCACCCCCTCCCTGGATACCTCCGCTGCACGCCACCGGATGTCTGTCAAGCCCAGAAACCAGAGGGCCAGCACCAAGAAGACAACTGCTGCA aatGACTCTAAGTCTCATTTACACACCCTTAACAACACCAACCACCCAGAGTCTGTAAGAGAAGAAGAGCAGAAGCGGCGGCTTAGTACTCAAGAGCAGGTGACACTGGAAAAAGAACAAGGAGGGGCCGCCACTCCTTTTATGTCTCAGCGTCTTCCTTCAAAATCCCCAGACGTGGAACCACTCACATCAGAGGCAGCATCCAAATCATCCGGCCTAACGTTTTCCCTACAGGACCAAGCTCTTCTTGGAAGATTGGCCACCATACCCTCCCAGGTACTAAGAGTTAAGCCTCACAGACCAGGGGATGTAATGACCAGAGAACGACCACACTCATCTTTTATACAGTCAGAACTGAAGGACGACAGAGAGGATTTTGAAATACAATTACTGTCCCACGACAAGAGAAATACACTCAACAAGTCTGAAGTCTCCTCCAACCAGCACTCTACTCCCTTTGGCTCAGTTTACCAGCAGGTTCAAGGCGAGACAGAAAGCACAAGCAGAATAAAGAGACCCGCCTCAGGATCAGGGTCTTTCCATTTGGCCCTCACCACTGCCAAAAACCGGGATGGAGAAAGACCCCGATCAGGCAGTTTTGTAGGAGTGCTGGGGCACACTGAAGCCAGGCACAAGACAGTCTGGGGAACAAAAGATAAACCTTTTTCAAGCATGAGGGAAAAGGAAGAACTGAAAGAGGGCCATTTTGCTGTGGGAAGACTAAGACAAGAGGAAGTGCCACACAAAAGTTCAGTTCCTCCATGTGAAAGGAGGGACAGCCTCAAAAAAATGGAACCAGTGACGACACCATCTAAAAATGTGAGCACCGATACAGGCACTGCGGATGTTGAAGAGAGCAAACAGGAGGTGTTGGAGGAGGCGGTGGAATCACAAGAGGTCGAGGAGGATGAAGGAAAGAAAGCGTTTGGTGTTAAACTGCGCTCCACATCTCTGTTGATGAGATTTCGTTCTGATACCTCTTCTAATCGTGACTCAAAGCCACTCGTGAACGAGGAGCAatgtgacaaacaaaaaagactgGAAATGAGAGACCTCCGACTGACAG ATCCAACCCCACCGGGCCTTCCCCTTCCAGTTAAGCATAACTTGTCATCTACCAGCCAACCTCACATGATGGCGACAGAAGTCCAAACAACATCCTCAAACCTCAAAGAAGTTGAAACTGCCGTCACAGCGCCTCAGGAGCCCCAGACCACCCCCCAAACATCCTCATCTGAGGTGTCCTGGATGAGCTTGGCAATGGAAAAGACCAGAAGCCTTCAGCACCTTTTTACTAGCAGATTTCCCAGAGATATTACAGGGGTGCAGACAGCGGCTCGACCACAAGTGCAAATGGAGACACCGACTGGAGCACAAGTACAGACACAGACTgtgaaaatacaacaaagtaCAACACCACCAGTGGCTGCAAATCAACCATCAACGGATGCAGTCAAAGCAGAAACAGTGCAAAGTAGAAGTCAAGCACAGACTGTCAAACCATCACTAATAGCTGTGCAACAGAAGACCCCTCCTGTTCAGTCAAACACCTCCAGAGAAccacaaacattaaaacaaatcagtgaACCTCAGTCTGCATCTCATCCAGCTGTACAGACCAACCTATGGACAACCCAGTCTCCCTTGCACTCTTctacacaaacagaaacctCACCTCAGTTTGCACAGGGGAGTGTCACACAGTCTCTTGCACAATCTTATATTTCAACGGGCCAGCAGCAACTCCCCTGGAGCAATCGAAGTCTTTATCCCTCCAACCAGCTCAAATCAACAACCTTAGTTTCTACCACCTCCTCAGCAACAGCTCCTCCTCCGGTTTCTACCTTTGGAAGAGGGGAAGGAGAAGCCCCTGTTCAGGAAAATGAGGGAGCATCACAGTCAGGAAGACGGGCCGGTTGGGCCGGGTCAGTAAGCGAAAAGGCTGCTTTTTTGGAGAAAAGGGCAGAGTGGACCACTCCGCCTGGAACCAAGGGG GTGGAATTAAGGAAAACTCAAACAGAGGTgcagacatcaggtgaatcccCTGCTTCAGTCAAAACCGTGCCTCTAAGCAAAGACATAAAACCAGAAGGAAGACAAGTGGTAAAACCTGCAG aatCAAGTCCCTCCAAGGTTCCAGACAGACCTCGTGAGGACAAATGGCTGCGTAAAAATGTGGCGTCATCGCCCTCATCATCACCCACACTGCCATCAGCGTTGCAGTCCATGTCTGACAGCAGCCAGCCATCCTGGATGGAGCTGGCAAAAAGAAAGTCAATGGCCTGGAGTGATAAGTCCATGGACTGA
- the mitd1 gene encoding MIT domain-containing protein 1 isoform X1 — translation MTQNHVSGMETSAISVLKRAVELDHSDRYQESLVCYQEGIQLLIDAMKVAVKDDSKRGHYREKIKSYMDRAEQIKAHVNQMKEDVKYHEQIRIAEDATGYSYESLFKPYMSSLLTEVWVQDPYIRHTHQLYNFLRYCEMLLKAPCQVKKIHLLTSQDEADSSQQSSALAELKESLNAQGVTLDLQYSSTIHDREIRFDNGWIIKIGRGLDYFKRPKGRFSIGYCDYDLRQCQETNVDIFHTKHTKTL, via the exons atgacacaaaatcaTGTGTCAGGGATGGAGACATCCGCCATCTCTGTTCTGAAGCGGGCAGTGGAGCTCGACCACAGCGACCGGTACCAGGAGTCTCTGGTCTGCTACCAGGAAGGCATCCAGCTGCTTATAGACGCGATGAAAG TAGCTGTGAAAGATGACTCAAAGAGAGGCCACTACAGAGAGAAGATAAAGAGCTACATGGACAGAGCAGAGCAAATCAAAGCTCATGTGAACCAGATGAAAGAAG ATGTGAAATACCATGAGCAGATTAGAATAGCAGAGGATGCTACTGGTTACAGCTACGAGTCTCTGTTCAAGCCATACATGAGCAGTTTACTCACAGAGGTCTGGGTACAAGACCCATACATACGCCACACCCACCAA TTGTACAACTTCCTGCGGTACTGTGAGATGCTGCTGAAAGCGCCCTGCCAGGTGAAAAAGATCCATCTCCTCACTTCCCAGGATGAA GCGGATAGTAGCCAGCAAAGCAGCGCTCTGGCTGAGCTGAAAGAGAGTCTGAATGCTCAGGGAGTGACTCTGGATCTGCAGTACTCCTCCACTATACATGACAGGGAGATCAG GTTTGACAATGGTTGGATCATCAAGATAGGAAGAGGGCTCGATTACTTCAAGAGACCTAAG GGCCGATTCTCCATTGGATATTGTGACTATGACCTCAGGCAGTGCCAAGAGACCAACGTAGACATTTttcacaccaaacacacaaaaacactatgA
- the txndc9 gene encoding thioredoxin domain-containing protein 9 — protein MANQSIDIITKVLEHSAKLVEEKVDAQLSKLNEMDEDDLDRLKEKRLEALKKAQKQKQEWLSKGHGEYREISSEKDFFSEVKDSKNVVCHFYKNSTFRCKILDKHLAILAKKHVETKFIKLNVEKAPFLTERLRIKVIPTLALLLDGKTKDYVVGFSDLGNTDEFSTEMLEWRLGCADVINYSGNLMEPPTMTKRSGTKFTKVEKKTIRGGGYDSDSDSEDD, from the exons ATGGCCAACCAATCAATTGACATCATAACAAAGGTCTTGGAGCATTCAGCCAAGCTGGTGGAGGAGAAGGTGGATGCACAGTTGAGCAAACTGAATGAAATGGATGAAGATGATTTGGATAGACTGAAGGAGAAGCGATTAGAGGCACTtaaaaaagcacagaaacaGAAGCAG GAGTGGTTGTCTAAAGGCCATGGAGAGTACAGAGAAATCTCAAGTGAGAAAGACTTTTTCAGCGAGGTCAAAGATAGCAAGAACGTTGTCTGCCACTTCTACAAAAATTCTACCTTCAG ATGTAAGATCCTTGACAAACACTTGGCCATCTTGGCAAAGAAGCACGTTGAGACCAAATTCATCAAACTGAATGTGGAAAAGGCCCCGTTTCTGACAGAGAGGCTGCGGATCAAGGTCATTCCTACGCTGGCCTTGCTATTAGATGGAAAAACAAAGGACTATGTGGTTGGATTCTCTGACCTGGGGAACACAGATGAGTTTTCCACAGAGATGCTTGAATGGAGACTGGGCTGTGCAGATGTTATTAACTACAG TGGTAACCTGATGGAGCCTCCTACAATGACAAAGAGGTCGGGCACAAAGTTCACAAAGGTGGAGAAGAAAACCATCAGAGGGGGAGGTTATgactctgattctgattctgaagatGATTGA
- the mitd1 gene encoding MIT domain-containing protein 1 isoform X2, with product MTQNHVSGMETSAISVLKRAVELDHSDRYQESLVCYQEGIQLLIDAMKAVKDDSKRGHYREKIKSYMDRAEQIKAHVNQMKEDVKYHEQIRIAEDATGYSYESLFKPYMSSLLTEVWVQDPYIRHTHQLYNFLRYCEMLLKAPCQVKKIHLLTSQDEADSSQQSSALAELKESLNAQGVTLDLQYSSTIHDREIRFDNGWIIKIGRGLDYFKRPKGRFSIGYCDYDLRQCQETNVDIFHTKHTKTL from the exons atgacacaaaatcaTGTGTCAGGGATGGAGACATCCGCCATCTCTGTTCTGAAGCGGGCAGTGGAGCTCGACCACAGCGACCGGTACCAGGAGTCTCTGGTCTGCTACCAGGAAGGCATCCAGCTGCTTATAGACGCGATGAAAG CTGTGAAAGATGACTCAAAGAGAGGCCACTACAGAGAGAAGATAAAGAGCTACATGGACAGAGCAGAGCAAATCAAAGCTCATGTGAACCAGATGAAAGAAG ATGTGAAATACCATGAGCAGATTAGAATAGCAGAGGATGCTACTGGTTACAGCTACGAGTCTCTGTTCAAGCCATACATGAGCAGTTTACTCACAGAGGTCTGGGTACAAGACCCATACATACGCCACACCCACCAA TTGTACAACTTCCTGCGGTACTGTGAGATGCTGCTGAAAGCGCCCTGCCAGGTGAAAAAGATCCATCTCCTCACTTCCCAGGATGAA GCGGATAGTAGCCAGCAAAGCAGCGCTCTGGCTGAGCTGAAAGAGAGTCTGAATGCTCAGGGAGTGACTCTGGATCTGCAGTACTCCTCCACTATACATGACAGGGAGATCAG GTTTGACAATGGTTGGATCATCAAGATAGGAAGAGGGCTCGATTACTTCAAGAGACCTAAG GGCCGATTCTCCATTGGATATTGTGACTATGACCTCAGGCAGTGCCAAGAGACCAACGTAGACATTTttcacaccaaacacacaaaaacactatgA
- the mrpl30 gene encoding 39S ribosomal protein L30, mitochondrial translates to MSGVCHSLSSLSVKFLSEATLLSPCPWFVSARSKFTKARIPKELFAERSKEHEKYGGDPDQPHKLHIVTRVKSTMRRPYWEKEMVKHLGLEKAHVPVIHKNTPAVNSQLKFVKHLVRIQPLRTPYGLPAEQDMGDTYINSKGELIVNRLLQPVDPKAIES, encoded by the exons atgtcgGGTGTTTGTCACAGTTTGAGCTCTTTATCAGTCAAG TTCCTGTCAGAAGCTACACTTTTGTCACCTTGCCCATGGTTTGTGTCTGCTCGCAGCAAATTTACCAAAGCAAGAATCCCAAAAGAG CTTTTTGCAGAGAGATCAAAAGAACATGAGAAATATGGGGGCGATCCAGACCAACCTCATAAACTGCATATAGTGACACGAGTCAAAAGTACGATGCGCAGACCGTactgggagaaagagatggTGAAGCATCTTGGGCTTGAGAAG GCACATGTACCTGTCATTCACAAAAATACTCCCGCTGTCAATAGCCAACTGAAATTCGTCAAGCACCTTGTCAG GATCCAGCCCCTGAGGACGCCCTATGGACTCCCTGCTGAACAGGACATGGGTGACACCTACATTAACAGCAAAGGAGAGTTGATCGTTAATCGCCTCCTCCAACCTGTAGACCCGAAGGCTATTGAGTCTTAG
- the cracdla gene encoding uncharacterized protein cracdla isoform X2, with the protein MEYFPRDTEGSTEDIPGRKKSKLKALKTRLFGRSKRGGGDSDAKLSQSASDITAGKGLGSDEDLACSQGMMGSRALSHDSIFLADLALTDTEPARVLSQENVHSKIKALQIKLQQQKMHLGPPPLVLPIRRPEDLGSRSEDDSLAHSPPEISGAKSKTPSQPSSRPPSPIPKPAPTKSVPLTPSLPLPLSASSHSSSSAVEPPIDFSSPAQFTPSLDTSAARHRMSVKPRNQRASTKKTTAANDSKSHLHTLNNTNHPESVREEEQKRRLSTQEQVTLEKEQGGAATPFMSQRLPSKSPDVEPLTSEAASKSSGLTFSLQDQALLGRLATIPSQVLRVKPHRPGDVMTRERPHSSFIQSELKDDREDFEIQLLSHDKRNTLNKSEVSSNQHSTPFGSVYQQVQGETESTSRIKRPASGSGSFHLALTTAKNRDGERPRSGSFVGVLGHTEARHKTVWGTKDKPFSSMREKEELKEGHFAVGRLRQEEVPHKSSVPPCERRDSLKKMEPVTTPSKNVSTDTGTADVEESKQEVLEEAVESQEVEEDEGKKAFGVKLRSTSLLMRFRSDTSSNRDSKPLVNEEQCDKQKRLEMRDLRLTDPTPPGLPLPVKHNLSSTSQPHMMATEVQTTSSNLKEVETAVTAPQEPQTTPQTSSSEVSWMSLAMEKTRSLQHLFTSRFPRDITGVQTAARPQVQMETPTGAQVQTQTVKIQQSTTPPVAANQPSTDAVKAETVQSRSQAQTVKPSLIAVQQKTPPVQSNTSREPQTLKQISEPQSASHPAVQTNLWTTQSPLHSSTQTETSPQFAQGSVTQSLAQSYISTGQQQLPWSNRSLYPSNQLKSTTLVSTTSSATAPPPVSTFGRGEGEAPVQENEGASQSGRRAGWAGSVSEKAAFLEKRAEWTTPPGTKGVELRKTQTEVQTSGESPASVKTVPLSKDIKPEGRQVVKPAESSPSKVPDRPREDKWLRKNVASSPSSSPTLPSALQSMSDSSQPSWMELAKRKSMAWSDKSMD; encoded by the exons ATGGAGTATTTCCCTAGAGATACAGAAGGAAGCACCGAGGACATTCCAG GACGTAAGAAGTCCAAATTGAAGGCTCTGAAAACTCGTCTTTTCGGGAGGAgtaagagaggagggggagacaGCGACGCCAAactcagccagtcagccagtgaCATTACTGCAGGAAAAGGACTTGGATCAGATGAAGATTTGGC TTGCTCCCAGGGGATGATGGGATCACGGGCATTGTCCCATGACAGCATCTTTCTGGCTGATCTGGCCCTGACAGACACTGAACCAGCCAGGGTCTTATCCCAGGAGAACGTTCACAGCAAGATCAAAGCTCTGCAG ATTAAACTTCAGCAACAGAAGATGCATTTGGGGCCACCACCTCTCGTTCTGCCAATCAGACGTCCAGAGGATCTGGGAAGCCGATCCGAGGATGACAGCCTTGCCCACAGCCCCCCTGAAATCTCAGGAGCCAAAAGCAAG ACCCCATCCCAGCCGTCCTCTCGTCCGCCCTCACCCATCCCTAAACCTGCACCAACCAAATCTGTGCCCCTGACTCCATCTCTCCCTTTGCCTCTTTCTGCCTCCTCCCattcctcttcttctgctgtgGAGCCCCCGATAGACTTCAGCTCTCCAGCCCAGTTCACCCCCTCCCTGGATACCTCCGCTGCACGCCACCGGATGTCTGTCAAGCCCAGAAACCAGAGGGCCAGCACCAAGAAGACAACTGCTGCA aatGACTCTAAGTCTCATTTACACACCCTTAACAACACCAACCACCCAGAGTCTGTAAGAGAAGAAGAGCAGAAGCGGCGGCTTAGTACTCAAGAGCAGGTGACACTGGAAAAAGAACAAGGAGGGGCCGCCACTCCTTTTATGTCTCAGCGTCTTCCTTCAAAATCCCCAGACGTGGAACCACTCACATCAGAGGCAGCATCCAAATCATCCGGCCTAACGTTTTCCCTACAGGACCAAGCTCTTCTTGGAAGATTGGCCACCATACCCTCCCAGGTACTAAGAGTTAAGCCTCACAGACCAGGGGATGTAATGACCAGAGAACGACCACACTCATCTTTTATACAGTCAGAACTGAAGGACGACAGAGAGGATTTTGAAATACAATTACTGTCCCACGACAAGAGAAATACACTCAACAAGTCTGAAGTCTCCTCCAACCAGCACTCTACTCCCTTTGGCTCAGTTTACCAGCAGGTTCAAGGCGAGACAGAAAGCACAAGCAGAATAAAGAGACCCGCCTCAGGATCAGGGTCTTTCCATTTGGCCCTCACCACTGCCAAAAACCGGGATGGAGAAAGACCCCGATCAGGCAGTTTTGTAGGAGTGCTGGGGCACACTGAAGCCAGGCACAAGACAGTCTGGGGAACAAAAGATAAACCTTTTTCAAGCATGAGGGAAAAGGAAGAACTGAAAGAGGGCCATTTTGCTGTGGGAAGACTAAGACAAGAGGAAGTGCCACACAAAAGTTCAGTTCCTCCATGTGAAAGGAGGGACAGCCTCAAAAAAATGGAACCAGTGACGACACCATCTAAAAATGTGAGCACCGATACAGGCACTGCGGATGTTGAAGAGAGCAAACAGGAGGTGTTGGAGGAGGCGGTGGAATCACAAGAGGTCGAGGAGGATGAAGGAAAGAAAGCGTTTGGTGTTAAACTGCGCTCCACATCTCTGTTGATGAGATTTCGTTCTGATACCTCTTCTAATCGTGACTCAAAGCCACTCGTGAACGAGGAGCAatgtgacaaacaaaaaagactgGAAATGAGAGACCTCCGACTGACAG ATCCAACCCCACCGGGCCTTCCCCTTCCAGTTAAGCATAACTTGTCATCTACCAGCCAACCTCACATGATGGCGACAGAAGTCCAAACAACATCCTCAAACCTCAAAGAAGTTGAAACTGCCGTCACAGCGCCTCAGGAGCCCCAGACCACCCCCCAAACATCCTCATCTGAGGTGTCCTGGATGAGCTTGGCAATGGAAAAGACCAGAAGCCTTCAGCACCTTTTTACTAGCAGATTTCCCAGAGATATTACAGGGGTGCAGACAGCGGCTCGACCACAAGTGCAAATGGAGACACCGACTGGAGCACAAGTACAGACACAGACTgtgaaaatacaacaaagtaCAACACCACCAGTGGCTGCAAATCAACCATCAACGGATGCAGTCAAAGCAGAAACAGTGCAAAGTAGAAGTCAAGCACAGACTGTCAAACCATCACTAATAGCTGTGCAACAGAAGACCCCTCCTGTTCAGTCAAACACCTCCAGAGAAccacaaacattaaaacaaatcagtgaACCTCAGTCTGCATCTCATCCAGCTGTACAGACCAACCTATGGACAACCCAGTCTCCCTTGCACTCTTctacacaaacagaaacctCACCTCAGTTTGCACAGGGGAGTGTCACACAGTCTCTTGCACAATCTTATATTTCAACGGGCCAGCAGCAACTCCCCTGGAGCAATCGAAGTCTTTATCCCTCCAACCAGCTCAAATCAACAACCTTAGTTTCTACCACCTCCTCAGCAACAGCTCCTCCTCCGGTTTCTACCTTTGGAAGAGGGGAAGGAGAAGCCCCTGTTCAGGAAAATGAGGGAGCATCACAGTCAGGAAGACGGGCCGGTTGGGCCGGGTCAGTAAGCGAAAAGGCTGCTTTTTTGGAGAAAAGGGCAGAGTGGACCACTCCGCCTGGAACCAAGGGG GTGGAATTAAGGAAAACTCAAACAGAGGTgcagacatcaggtgaatcccCTGCTTCAGTCAAAACCGTGCCTCTAAGCAAAGACATAAAACCAGAAGGAAGACAAGTGGTAAAACCTGCAG aatCAAGTCCCTCCAAGGTTCCAGACAGACCTCGTGAGGACAAATGGCTGCGTAAAAATGTGGCGTCATCGCCCTCATCATCACCCACACTGCCATCAGCGTTGCAGTCCATGTCTGACAGCAGCCAGCCATCCTGGATGGAGCTGGCAAAAAGAAAGTCAATGGCCTGGAGTGATAAGTCCATGGACTGA